The sequence CGAGGGCACCGGCAGCAAGGCCGACGCCGGCGGCGCCAAGGGCGACGACAAGCCGAAGACCGCGAAGATCGGCCAGCCGGCCCGGGACGGGAAGTTCGAGTTCACGGTGAAGTCGTCCAAGTGCGGCGTCGCCAAGATCGGCAACGACATGCTCGGCGCGAAGGCGCAGGGCCAGTTCTGCCTGGTCACGGTCAACGTGAAGAACATCGGCAAGGAGCCGCAGACGCTCTCCGACGCCAACCAGAAGGCGTACGCCGCGGACGGCACCGAGTACTCGACCGACTCTGGAGCGGCGATCTACGCCAACAAGGACCAGCAGACCCTGTTCAACGAGATCAACCCGGGCAACGAGGTGACCGGGGTGCTGGTCTTCGACATCCCGAAGAAGGTCAAGCTCGCCAAGCTCGAGCTGCACGACTCGGTGTTCTCCGGCGGCGTCGAGGTCTCCCTCACCTGATCAACCACTCGACCGGGGGCGGGCACCACCGCCCGCCCCACCCCTTCCCGTGCCCGTCACCCCTGTTCACAGAGGAATCGCCATGACCGACCAGACCAGCCCGATGCCGCCTGACCAGCCTGCCAACCAGACCGAAGTGCCGCCCCACACGCCCGATCCGGCAATCGCTGCCGATCCCTCGCCCGCCATGCCGCCTCAGGGCACCACGCTCGCCGGCGCACCTAGTCCGGCCAAGCGCTCCACCGTGACCCCCTGGGCGGTCGGTGGCATCGCGCTCGTCATCGCCCTCGGCATCGGCGGCGCCGTCGTCGCTACGACCGGCGATGACCCGAAGCCCGCCGCCGGCGCCATGACGTCCGCCAGCCCGAGCACCATCGCGCCGACCACCATCGCGCCGACCACTGCCGCCCCCACCACGGCAACCCCCACGAGCGCCGCTCCCTCGCCGACGAAGACCACCCCGCCGCCCAAGCCGAAGCCGCCGTCGTACAAGACGCTGAGCGCCCGGCAGTGGAAGCTGATCGCCAAGAATCCCGATGCCCACCTCGGCGAGTACTACGTCGTGTACGGCCGGGTGACCCAGTTCGACGCGGCAACCGGGACCGACACCTTCCGCGCCGACATCGCTCACCGACGAATGCCGGAGAAGTACGACTACGAGACCAACACCATGCTCTCCGGCTCTGAGTCGGGCCTGGCGAACCTCGTTGAGGACGACATCTTCCGCGCCAAAGTCATGGTCCTCGGCTCGTACAGCTACGACACCCAGATCGGCGGCTCGACGACCGTGCCGCTGCTCCGGGTCGACTCGATCAAGGTGCTCTGACCCCGCTCCACAAGACGTCAGGAGGCGTCGTGCGTCCCGATGAATTCCTCCGCGCCCTGAGCCTGCTTCCCGCTCCACTGCACGACCGCGCACTGCCGTTGCGCCGATACGTCCGCCCTACCACCTGCGGAGACTGCCAGCGCGTCGGGGATGCGGTGACCCTCGCGCTCACCGCCGCGCACTACGACGAGCTGCACTCCGCGGCGCAGCTGCTCGACACCACTGAGCAGCTGGCGTCCGGCCACGACACTGCCTGCCGGCCCCAGCCCGACCGGCAGCGGGGCCGCGGCCGAGTTGGCCGCTGGGCGGCGACGTCCGCACCGCTCGTCGCCGCGACCGACGCCAGCTGGAAGGGGCGGGCCGGCGGCATCGCGTACGTGGTCAGCGACGGCCACTACGGCCTGCGTGGCCGGGGCACCGGGCGCCTCGACCCGACCGGGGCCTCCCGCGTACTCATCAACGAGCTGCGCGCGGTCGACTTCCTGCTGTCTGCGTACGACGAGGTCCCGGCGGGGTTGACCGTGCTGCTGGACAGCGCAGTCGCGCTGCGGTACCTGCGCCGCTGGCAGGCCGGTGAGATCGCGGCGATGCCTGGCGGATACAGCCTGCGGCCCCGCCGGTGGGCCGCCCAGCCCACGCTGGTCCGGCTCGCCGAGGCGGTCAGCCAGCGGCCGGACCTGTCTTTCCAGCACGTCAAGGGGCACAGCGGGCACGCCCTCAACGAGGCGGCCGACGGTCTGTGCCACATGGCCCGCCGCCGGTTCGACGAGACCTTCGACGTACGCCCGCGGGCGCACTCCCTGGTCGAGGCCTTCCTGCGGGACTGGCACGCCAGCCTGACGCGCTGACCGGGACCGCTGTCGGCGGGCACCAGCCGCAGGGTGACCCGAAATCCGCTGCGTGCACCGCGCAATTTTTCTCACCTACCGCCCAGCGGCGGGTCGACGAGCCGTCGACTCGGGGACCTCACGCGTCTGGAGACGAGCATGACCATCCCTCACCCCGGCTCCAACCGCAGCTGTCGGGCGGGCCGCGCCCTGCTGCGAAACCGACCGGCCGGTCTGCTGCTCGCTACCGCGCTGGCGGCCGTCGGCCTCACCGGCTGCGGAAACGGCGTCGCTCCCACCGCCGGCGGAGCCACCGCCTCGGCCAGCACTGCGGCGCCGGCAACCACGTCCCCGACGCCGAGCCCGACACCGCCCGTCGATCGGGACGGCGACGGGATCCCCGACAGCAGCGATACCTACCCGGACGACCCGAAGAACATCCCCCAGCAGGCGCCGGTCAGCCTGCAGTGCAAGACCGACGACGAATGGGGCGGCGCGCTCTTCACCGTGTACGGCGGCAAGGACGGCCGGCCCGACTTTGCCGAGGTCTGGGCGGCCAAGCCGAGCTCCTGCGAGCTCGTCGGCAGCCTCAACATCGTCACCGCCGTCGAGAAGCAGGCCTACAAGATCTCCAAGTACGACGACGAGGACATCACGACGCTGTACGAGATGTGCGCCGAGGTCGACCCGGACGACGTCTACGCCGAGGCCGGCTTCACCGCCAGCAGCGAGCAGATCCCTGAAATGAACGCGGCGCTGACCTTGTGCCCCTCTCACCCGTACGCGAAGAAGTGGCGGCAGGCGGTGCAGCGCGGTCAGGCCGACGCCGACCTGGAGGCCCAGGGCCGGCTGTTCGGCTCGGGCACCTATCGGGTCGGCAAGGAGATCAAGCCCGGCACCTACGTGACCCACGACGTCGACGGCTGCTACTGGGAGCGGCAGGACCGTTCGGGCAACACGATCGACAACTACTTCACCAACGGCGCCCGCCGCGTGCAGGTCACCATCCGCTCCTCGGACTACGCCTTCCACTCAGAGAACTGCGGCGAGTGGCGCCCCGCCCGCTGACGCCGTCCGCCGTACTCCCCCGGGCGCATGCCCTCCCCACCCGCATTAAGCGGAGGTCCTGATGAACCGCACGGAACCCCTGGTCGAGCTGATCTTCGATCGGCTCGCCGCCGACCGCGTACCCGATGACACCGCCGAGGTGGTCTTCGCCGCACTCAGCGGCGAGGCCGACCTGGCCGCGGCGCTCGCCGGCGAGCCGACCACCCTGGCGCCGCAGCGCACCGCGGCGGACGAGGCGCGGGAGGCGATCTGGCTCTCCTCGGTCACCGTCGCCGGTTTCCGTGGCGTCGGCCCGGAGCGCAGCCTCGCCATCGAGCCCGGCCCGGGGCTGACGGTGGTGGTCGGGCGGAACGGCTCCGGCAAGTCCAGCTTCGCCGAGGCGGTGGAGCTGGCCCTGACCGGGGACAGCGCCCGCTGGGCCGATCGGAACAGCGTGTGGCGGACCGGGTGGCGCAACCTGCACGCCGGTGACCCGTGCCGGATCGCGGTCGAGCTGCGGGGCGACGGGGTCGCCACGCCGACCCGGGTGGTCCGCTCGTGGCCCGCCGGGGCGGAGCTGGGCGAGGCCGAGGTGAGTGTCACCAGCGCGCACGGCCAGCACAAGGACCTCGCCGAGCTGGGGTTGGCCCGGCCGCTGGAGCTGTACCGGCCGTTCCTCACCGCCGCCGAGCTGGGCCGGCTCACCGCCGGCACGCAGAGCCAGCTCTTCGACGCGATCTCCGCGATCCTCGGCCTGGAGGCGATCACCGACGCTGACCGCCGGCTGATGGCCGCCGCGCGGCCCGTTGACGCGGCCATCAAGGAGATACGCGCCCAGCGCTCCGCCCTGGCCGACAGGTTCAGCGGGATCGACGACGACCGGGCGCGGCGGGCGGCGGACCTGCTGAACAACAAGCGCCCGGACCTGGCGGCGCTGGCCGCGATCCTCGACGAGCCGGACGGGCCGACCGCCGACGAGGCAGTGTTGCTGTGCCGGCGGCTGGTGGCGATGCAGCTGCTCGACGCCGACGAGGTGACGAGTCTCGCCGGGCAGCTGCGGGAGGCCGGCGCTGAGGCGCGCCGGCACGACGGCGGCCGGTCGCGGGCGTCGCTGCGCAGCGCCGAGCTGCTGCGGCTGGCCATCGAGCACCACGACGACCGGGGCGACGGGCCGTGCCCGGTCTGCGCGGCGGGCCGCCTCGACGGCGACTGGCGGGCCAGCGCCGCCGCGTCCCTGGCGGAGCTGCGCGACCGTACGCTCGCCGCGCAGGCCGCCGCCGCCCGCCTGACCGCGCTGCTGCAGCGAGCGCACTACCTGATCGACGACCTCGACGTGCCCGACGGCACCGCCGCCGGGGTGCCGGTCGACGGGCTGCACGCCGCCGCGGCGGCGCTGCGGCTGGCGCCCGGCGGGCCGGAGGAGCTGGCCGACCACCTGACCGCGCGGTACCCGGCGGTGCTGGCGGCGGCGCAGGTCGCGCAGGCGTACGCGAAGGATCTGCTCCGCGAGCGGGACACCGGCTGGCAGGCAGCGGCCGACCAGCTGCGAGCCTGGGTCGCGGCGGCCGGAACGCTGCCGGAGCGGGAACGCGCCCTCGGCCGGGTAAAGGCGGCGCGGGCGTGGTTGCGGGCGACCGGGGCGGAGCTGCGCAACCAGCGGGTCGCGCCGTTCGCGGAGCACTCGCAGCGGATCTGGGCGCAGCTGCGCCAGGAGAGCAACGTCGAACTGGGCGCGATGACCTTGGAGGGTACGAACACCCGGCGGCGCGTGGTGATCCCGGTCAGTGTGGACGGCGCCGACAACGGCACCGCGCTCGGGGTGATGAGCCAGGGTGAGATGCACGCCCTCGGGCTGGCCACGTTCCTGCCGCGCGGCTGCGCGCCGGAGAGCCCGTTCCGGTTCATCGTGGTCGACGACCCGGTGCAGAGCATGGACCCGGCCAAGGTGGACGGGCTGGCGCGGGTGCTCGCCGAGCTGGCCGAGCGGCGGCAGGTGGTGGTGTTCACCCACGACACCCGGCTGCCCGACGCGCTCGGCCGGCTCGACCTCGGAGCCGCCCGGATCGTGGAGGTGACCCGCGCCGAGCGGTCGATGGTGACCCTGCGGCCGGGCTCCGACCCGGTGACCCGCTACCTGGACGACGCGTACGCCCTGGCCCGTAACGAGGAGATCGCCGCCGAGGTACGCGGGCCGGTGGTGGCGGAGCTGTGCCGCTCGGCGATCGAGGCGGCCTGCCACCGGATGGTGTGGCGGCGTCGGGTGGCCCGGGGCGTGCCGCACGACGACATCGAGGCGGCCGTCGTGGCCGCGTCCCGGCGGCTGACCACCACGGTCGCGCTGGCGCTGTTCGACGACGCCGACCGGGGCGGGGACGTGCTCGGCTACCTGATCCGCCGGCACGGACGACGGGCGGTAGGCGCGTACCAGGCGTGCCGGGAGGGTGTGCACGGGGCGTACCTGGCGGACCTACCCGGGCTGGTCGCGGACGCCCGTCACCTCGCGGAGGCCCTGTCGTGACCGCCCGAGTGACCCCGCCGACGCCCCAGCGCTGCCTGGCGACGGCCGACCAGCTGCTGCGCGGCGCCGGCCCGCTCGGCGCGGCCGCGGTCAGCGCCGGGTGTTGGCCGCGGGC comes from Micromonospora viridifaciens and encodes:
- a CDS encoding DUF4352 domain-containing protein is translated as MRKTTTLALIATGLVALGCGAGSTDEGTGSKADAGGAKGDDKPKTAKIGQPARDGKFEFTVKSSKCGVAKIGNDMLGAKAQGQFCLVTVNVKNIGKEPQTLSDANQKAYAADGTEYSTDSGAAIYANKDQQTLFNEINPGNEVTGVLVFDIPKKVKLAKLELHDSVFSGGVEVSLT
- a CDS encoding ribonuclease HI; the encoded protein is MRPDEFLRALSLLPAPLHDRALPLRRYVRPTTCGDCQRVGDAVTLALTAAHYDELHSAAQLLDTTEQLASGHDTACRPQPDRQRGRGRVGRWAATSAPLVAATDASWKGRAGGIAYVVSDGHYGLRGRGTGRLDPTGASRVLINELRAVDFLLSAYDEVPAGLTVLLDSAVALRYLRRWQAGEIAAMPGGYSLRPRRWAAQPTLVRLAEAVSQRPDLSFQHVKGHSGHALNEAADGLCHMARRRFDETFDVRPRAHSLVEAFLRDWHASLTR
- a CDS encoding AAA family ATPase — protein: MNRTEPLVELIFDRLAADRVPDDTAEVVFAALSGEADLAAALAGEPTTLAPQRTAADEAREAIWLSSVTVAGFRGVGPERSLAIEPGPGLTVVVGRNGSGKSSFAEAVELALTGDSARWADRNSVWRTGWRNLHAGDPCRIAVELRGDGVATPTRVVRSWPAGAELGEAEVSVTSAHGQHKDLAELGLARPLELYRPFLTAAELGRLTAGTQSQLFDAISAILGLEAITDADRRLMAAARPVDAAIKEIRAQRSALADRFSGIDDDRARRAADLLNNKRPDLAALAAILDEPDGPTADEAVLLCRRLVAMQLLDADEVTSLAGQLREAGAEARRHDGGRSRASLRSAELLRLAIEHHDDRGDGPCPVCAAGRLDGDWRASAAASLAELRDRTLAAQAAAARLTALLQRAHYLIDDLDVPDGTAAGVPVDGLHAAAAALRLAPGGPEELADHLTARYPAVLAAAQVAQAYAKDLLRERDTGWQAAADQLRAWVAAAGTLPERERALGRVKAARAWLRATGAELRNQRVAPFAEHSQRIWAQLRQESNVELGAMTLEGTNTRRRVVIPVSVDGADNGTALGVMSQGEMHALGLATFLPRGCAPESPFRFIVVDDPVQSMDPAKVDGLARVLAELAERRQVVVFTHDTRLPDALGRLDLGAARIVEVTRAERSMVTLRPGSDPVTRYLDDAYALARNEEIAAEVRGPVVAELCRSAIEAACHRMVWRRRVARGVPHDDIEAAVVAASRRLTTTVALALFDDADRGGDVLGYLIRRHGRRAVGAYQACREGVHGAYLADLPGLVADARHLAEALS